One genomic window of Micromonospora sp. WMMD1128 includes the following:
- a CDS encoding sugar O-acetyltransferase has product MTMKDRMLAGEPYIADDPAIIADLDRAARLTERFNRSSADDPQGRLAALRDLLGSLGEGAWIRPPFHCDYGYQTHLGPRSFVNFNAVFLDVARITIGADVQLGPNVQLLTATHPVEPEARRAKWEAAEPITIGDNAWLGGGVIVLAGVSVGDNTVVGAGAVVTRDLPANVVAVGNPARPIKTLA; this is encoded by the coding sequence ATGACCATGAAGGACCGGATGCTGGCCGGCGAGCCGTACATCGCCGACGATCCCGCGATCATCGCCGACCTGGACCGCGCCGCCCGACTCACCGAACGCTTCAACCGCAGCTCCGCCGACGATCCGCAGGGCCGCCTCGCCGCCCTGCGCGACCTGCTCGGCTCGCTCGGCGAGGGCGCCTGGATCCGACCGCCGTTCCACTGCGACTACGGCTACCAGACCCACCTCGGGCCGCGCAGCTTCGTCAACTTCAACGCGGTCTTCCTCGACGTCGCCCGGATCACCATCGGCGCGGACGTCCAACTCGGACCGAACGTGCAACTGCTCACCGCCACGCATCCGGTGGAGCCGGAGGCCCGCCGGGCCAAGTGGGAGGCCGCCGAGCCGATCACCATCGGCGACAACGCCTGGCTCGGCGGCGGGGTGATCGTGCTCGCCGGGGTGAGCGTCGGCGACAACACGGTCGTCGGCGCCGGCGCGGTGGTGACCCGCGACCTGCCGGCGAACGTGGTGGCGGTGGGTAACCCCGCCCGCCCGATAAAAACCCTGGCCTAA
- a CDS encoding S8 family serine peptidase — protein MPRNRRKLAALGLALGLALGLPVPAHAAAPAATTGTPAHTGTSGRPATVTLITGDQVTVAPAGRIAVRSGADRTGMQFVVRRERQGVSVVPQDALALVRSGRLDPRLFDVTGLIAAGYDDAHRDTVPLLVAYRQGVARRAASPLAGTRVIRDLPAIGGAALVATKSDTGALWHAIGADRSGARLDTAGGVDRIWLDGRRQLTLDHSVPQIGAPAAWSAGYTGKGVTVAVLDTGVDLTHPDLAGRVAASRNFSEETNPDDIVGHGTHVASIIAGSGAASGGKYRGVAPDATLLSGKVCEVYGCTDSAILAGMQWAAAEQHATVVNLSLGGYDTPEVDPLEQAVNTLTAQTGTLFVISAGNDGADGSVGSPATADAALAVGAVDRDDELAVFSSRGPRVGDGAIKPDITAPGVEIVAARAAHGQIGDPVGDGYVSLSGTSMAAPHVAGAAALIAQQHPGWNAGRYKATLMASARPHPEQTAFQQGAGRVDVAHAITEQVTSEPASVSFGLALWPHADDKPISKTVTYHNDGAAPLTLDLGTEFAGPGGRSAPAGMLTLSDSRLTVPAGGTAQATVVVDTRLGVDGYWTGRLVARSGDTVAVTPLAVNREVESYELTVTHRNRAGAPTDSYYTTLIGLDDGSVRDVFGAAETTIRVPKGRYGVQSLLFVDGDEGWSEVSTLTQPELAVTGNQRLTLDARRAKPVRTTVPQRGAAPLLIDISAAWNVGDFYATFGLLTDRFDGLYSAQLGRNVSDKVFVGALASQWTEPTAPERSPYFYGLSDVFPGRFPTGFVRHYRQADLATVTSRFDNGYAGLANERTIYPELDYNMGGSAIILPAQVPGKRIEHLSTDRTRWSFEHDFGQPNPDNGWLEPQALLSAGPTRYQAGHAYSEVWNNAPYGPSFAPQPRFPEEGITRTGDTVLVSLPTHSDAAGHQGFSLTDTARTALYRNGKLVGAEAGAGYGEFEVPPGAANYRLDTTATRSFTDLSTEVSASWTFRSKRVPGDEPARLPAMAVRFTPPLSADGAAPAGRTFTVPVAVQRQPGAPSGKVTALTVDVSYDGGKTWRKATVTKRGGGWTATVKHPAGPGYVSLRASARDDAGNTVTQRIIQAYRLR, from the coding sequence TTGCCCCGGAATCGCAGAAAGCTGGCCGCGCTCGGCCTCGCCCTGGGCCTGGCGCTCGGCCTGCCCGTGCCCGCACACGCCGCCGCCCCGGCGGCGACGACCGGCACACCGGCCCACACGGGCACGTCCGGCCGACCGGCCACCGTCACCCTCATCACCGGCGACCAGGTCACCGTCGCCCCCGCCGGCCGGATCGCGGTACGCTCCGGCGCCGATCGCACCGGGATGCAGTTCGTGGTCCGCCGCGAGCGGCAGGGCGTCAGCGTGGTGCCCCAGGACGCCCTGGCCCTGGTCCGGTCCGGCCGGCTCGACCCGCGACTGTTCGACGTCACCGGGCTGATCGCGGCCGGCTACGACGACGCGCACCGCGACACCGTGCCACTGCTTGTCGCGTACCGCCAAGGGGTGGCCCGGCGGGCCGCGAGCCCGCTCGCCGGCACCCGGGTGATCCGCGACCTGCCGGCGATCGGCGGCGCGGCGCTCGTCGCCACCAAGTCCGACACCGGCGCGCTCTGGCACGCGATCGGTGCGGACCGCTCCGGCGCCCGGCTCGACACGGCGGGGGGTGTCGACCGGATCTGGCTGGACGGCCGGCGGCAGCTGACGCTCGACCACAGCGTGCCCCAGATCGGCGCCCCGGCCGCCTGGTCCGCCGGATACACCGGCAAGGGCGTGACGGTCGCGGTGCTCGACACCGGCGTCGACCTCACCCACCCCGACCTGGCCGGCAGGGTCGCCGCGTCGCGCAACTTCAGCGAGGAGACCAACCCCGACGACATCGTCGGGCACGGCACCCACGTCGCCTCGATCATCGCCGGCAGCGGCGCCGCCTCCGGCGGGAAGTACCGGGGCGTGGCGCCGGACGCCACGCTGCTCTCCGGAAAGGTCTGCGAGGTCTACGGCTGCACCGACTCGGCGATCCTGGCCGGCATGCAGTGGGCCGCCGCCGAGCAGCACGCCACCGTGGTCAACCTGAGCCTGGGCGGCTACGACACGCCGGAGGTCGACCCGCTGGAGCAGGCGGTCAACACGCTCACCGCGCAGACCGGCACGCTCTTCGTGATCTCCGCCGGCAACGACGGCGCCGACGGCTCGGTCGGCTCGCCGGCCACCGCCGACGCCGCGCTGGCGGTCGGCGCGGTCGACCGGGACGACGAACTCGCCGTCTTCTCCAGCCGTGGGCCCCGGGTCGGCGACGGGGCCATCAAGCCGGACATCACCGCGCCGGGTGTGGAGATCGTGGCGGCGCGGGCCGCGCACGGCCAGATCGGCGACCCGGTGGGGGACGGGTACGTCTCCCTCTCCGGCACCTCGATGGCCGCCCCGCACGTGGCCGGCGCGGCGGCGCTGATCGCCCAGCAGCACCCCGGCTGGAACGCGGGCCGCTACAAGGCCACGCTGATGGCCTCGGCCCGGCCGCACCCCGAGCAGACCGCGTTCCAGCAGGGCGCCGGCCGGGTCGACGTGGCCCACGCGATCACCGAGCAGGTGACGAGCGAGCCCGCCTCGGTCTCGTTCGGCCTCGCGCTCTGGCCGCACGCCGACGACAAGCCGATCAGCAAGACCGTCACCTACCACAACGACGGCGCCGCCCCGCTCACCCTCGACCTGGGCACCGAGTTCGCCGGCCCGGGCGGGCGGTCCGCGCCGGCCGGCATGCTCACCCTCAGCGACTCCCGGCTCACCGTCCCGGCCGGCGGCACCGCCCAGGCCACCGTCGTGGTGGACACCCGGCTCGGCGTCGACGGCTACTGGACCGGTCGGCTCGTCGCCCGATCCGGCGACACCGTCGCGGTGACCCCGCTGGCGGTCAACCGGGAGGTGGAGAGCTACGAGCTGACCGTGACCCACCGGAACCGGGCCGGCGCGCCCACCGACAGCTACTACACCACCCTGATCGGGCTCGACGACGGCTCGGTCCGGGACGTGTTCGGCGCCGCCGAGACCACGATCCGGGTGCCCAAGGGCCGGTACGGGGTGCAGAGCCTGCTCTTCGTGGACGGCGACGAGGGCTGGTCGGAGGTCTCCACGCTGACCCAGCCGGAGCTGGCGGTGACCGGGAACCAGCGGCTCACCCTGGACGCCCGGCGGGCGAAGCCGGTCCGCACCACGGTGCCGCAGCGCGGCGCGGCCCCGCTGCTGATCGACATCAGCGCCGCCTGGAACGTCGGTGACTTCTACGCCACCTTCGGGCTCCTGACGGACCGGTTCGACGGCCTCTACTCGGCCCAGCTCGGCCGCAACGTCTCCGACAAGGTCTTCGTCGGCGCACTGGCCAGCCAGTGGACCGAACCGACCGCGCCGGAACGCAGCCCGTACTTCTACGGGTTGAGCGACGTGTTCCCCGGCCGGTTCCCCACCGGGTTCGTCAGGCACTACCGACAGGCCGATCTGGCGACCGTCACCAGCCGGTTCGACAACGGCTACGCCGGGCTGGCCAACGAGCGGACCATCTACCCGGAACTCGACTACAACATGGGCGGCTCGGCGATCATCCTGCCGGCCCAGGTGCCGGGGAAGCGGATCGAACACCTCAGCACCGACCGCACCCGCTGGAGCTTCGAGCACGACTTCGGCCAGCCGAACCCGGACAACGGATGGCTGGAGCCGCAGGCGTTGCTGTCGGCCGGGCCGACCCGCTACCAGGCCGGCCACGCCTACTCCGAGGTCTGGAACAACGCGCCGTACGGCCCGTCCTTCGCGCCGCAGCCGCGCTTCCCCGAGGAGGGCATCACCCGCACCGGGGACACGGTCCTGGTCTCGCTGCCGACACACAGTGACGCGGCCGGTCACCAGGGCTTCTCGCTCACCGACACGGCACGCACCGCGCTCTACCGCAACGGCAAGCTGGTCGGTGCGGAGGCCGGCGCCGGGTACGGCGAGTTCGAGGTGCCCCCTGGTGCGGCGAACTACCGGCTCGACACCACGGCGACGCGCAGCTTCACGGACCTGAGCACCGAGGTCTCGGCGAGCTGGACGTTCCGCTCCAAGCGGGTGCCGGGCGACGAGCCGGCGCGGCTGCCGGCGATGGCGGTCCGGTTCACCCCGCCGCTGTCGGCGGACGGCGCCGCGCCGGCCGGCCGGACGTTCACCGTCCCGGTGGCGGTGCAACGCCAGCCGGGCGCGCCGTCCGGCAAGGTCACGGCGCTCACCGTCGACGTCTCCTACGACGGTGGGAAGACGTGGCGGAAGGCGACCGTGACGAAGCGGGGCGGCGGCTGGACGGCCACCGTCAAGCACCCGGCCGGCCCCGGCTACGTGTCGCTGCGGGCCTCCGCCCGGGACGACGCCGGCAACACCGTGACCCAGCGGATCATCCAGGCGTACCGCCTGCGGTGA
- a CDS encoding GNAT family N-acetyltransferase yields MLRQQDVGYRIVVRRIVGIREGRPLFADALGELVELSETHITLATDGGPLRVPVDEVHRARRVPPARRPTAAAMIALETAADEAWPAPVRGRLGDWRLRAAAGWTGRANSALPIGDPDRPLPAALDAVQRWYADHGQPALVNTPLPLAAPVGTELDARGWTSRPPVLVQTVPLATLTAPAPQPDAADLPPVALKAAPTDDWLGVAADRKGGLPDAARHVLTAVDRIRFAELRVDGRLLAVGRGTVTGEGRWLGVCLLEVLPEARRQGYAGAVVRALAGWAAAEGATRAFLQVEQRNVAAVGLYRRLGFTTHHTYLTRVAP; encoded by the coding sequence GTGCTCCGACAGCAGGACGTGGGATACCGAATAGTGGTCCGCCGGATTGTGGGGATTCGCGAGGGCCGACCGCTGTTCGCGGACGCGCTCGGCGAGCTTGTCGAGCTGAGCGAGACCCACATCACGTTGGCCACCGACGGCGGGCCGCTGCGCGTCCCGGTCGACGAGGTGCACCGGGCCCGGCGGGTGCCGCCGGCCCGCCGGCCGACCGCCGCCGCGATGATCGCGTTGGAGACGGCCGCCGACGAAGCCTGGCCGGCCCCGGTACGCGGACGGCTCGGCGACTGGCGGCTGCGCGCCGCCGCCGGCTGGACCGGCCGGGCGAACAGCGCGCTGCCGATCGGCGACCCGGACCGCCCGCTGCCCGCGGCGCTGGACGCGGTGCAACGCTGGTACGCCGACCACGGCCAGCCGGCCCTGGTGAACACGCCGCTGCCGCTGGCCGCCCCGGTCGGCACGGAGCTGGACGCGCGCGGCTGGACGTCCCGCCCGCCGGTGCTGGTGCAGACCGTCCCACTGGCCACCCTGACCGCCCCCGCGCCGCAGCCGGACGCCGCCGACCTGCCGCCCGTGGCGCTGAAAGCCGCGCCCACCGACGACTGGCTGGGTGTCGCCGCCGACCGCAAGGGCGGCCTCCCGGACGCCGCGCGGCACGTGCTCACCGCCGTGGACCGGATCCGCTTCGCCGAGCTGCGGGTCGACGGCCGGCTGCTCGCGGTGGGGCGCGGCACGGTCACCGGCGAGGGCCGGTGGCTCGGCGTGTGCCTGCTCGAGGTGCTGCCGGAGGCCCGCCGGCAGGGGTACGCCGGCGCCGTCGTCCGCGCCCTGGCCGGCTGGGCCGCCGCCGAGGGCGCGACCCGCGCGTTCCTCCAGGTGGAGCAGCGCAACGTCGCCGCCGTCGGGCTCTACCGCCGGCTCGGCTTCACCACCCACCACACCTACCTGACCCGGGTGGCGCCCTGA
- a CDS encoding SIMPL domain-containing protein, whose translation MADAPVVAVRGEAYQEVAPELARFTVTAVARDRDRETTLTRLAERAAAVRALLDAAGPVVQGRETGQVNVWPVTKRSGDRMVAYQGRVSTTVTVTDFTALGELMLRLADHEQVEVAGPVWSLRPDSPAYRAARHAAIADALARAREYAEALGARVTALRELSDTGLTAAPPMLAKAAYAESAPELELDPAPQPVHAAVEARFTISEPVLG comes from the coding sequence ATGGCGGACGCACCTGTGGTCGCGGTACGCGGCGAGGCGTACCAGGAGGTCGCTCCCGAGCTGGCCCGGTTCACGGTGACCGCGGTCGCGCGGGACCGGGACCGGGAGACCACGCTGACCCGGCTGGCGGAACGGGCCGCCGCGGTGCGGGCGCTGCTCGACGCGGCCGGGCCGGTCGTCCAGGGGCGGGAGACCGGGCAGGTGAACGTCTGGCCGGTGACGAAGCGCTCGGGCGACCGGATGGTGGCCTACCAGGGCCGGGTGAGCACCACGGTCACGGTCACCGACTTCACCGCGCTCGGCGAGCTGATGCTCCGCCTGGCCGACCACGAGCAGGTCGAGGTGGCGGGCCCGGTGTGGTCGCTGCGGCCGGACAGCCCGGCCTACCGGGCGGCGCGGCACGCCGCGATCGCCGACGCGCTGGCCCGCGCCCGGGAGTACGCGGAGGCGCTCGGTGCCCGCGTCACGGCGCTGCGGGAGCTGTCCGACACCGGCCTGACCGCCGCCCCGCCGATGCTTGCCAAGGCCGCGTACGCCGAGTCCGCGCCGGAGCTGGAGCTGGACCCGGCGCCGCAGCCGGTGCACGCGGCGGTGGAGGCGCGGTTCACCATCAGCGAGCCGGTGCTCGGCTGA
- a CDS encoding prephenate dehydrogenase/arogenate dehydrogenase family protein, with amino-acid sequence MVGEAGGLARAAVVGTGLIGGSVLLRLRDAGLDVAGWDPDPQTRRQVREQGVAVPDTVEEAVTGRDVVFACGPLPTLPATLARVAAATDDGCVLTDVGSVKAEVTVAAAAQGLGHRFVPGHPMAGADRAGPGAARPELLDGAAWVLCPGPTGLAAFRRLAALLVDVFHARVVPMSAPEHDAAAALASHVPHVLAGALAGTVRRSALREAVLTLAAGSFSDGTRVAGGPPERTANMLLGNRDRVLAELAEVTAFLDELTGALRAGDAGALADRLAEARAARAALRDRGHSVHRREFPADADHAGELAYLREIGTAGGHLTGCRVAGGAVGYTARLPATAPLG; translated from the coding sequence ATGGTGGGCGAGGCCGGCGGGTTGGCACGCGCCGCGGTGGTCGGGACCGGGCTGATCGGCGGCTCGGTGCTGCTCCGGCTCCGTGACGCCGGGCTCGACGTCGCCGGCTGGGACCCGGATCCGCAGACCCGCCGGCAGGTGCGCGAGCAGGGGGTCGCGGTCCCGGACACCGTCGAGGAGGCGGTGACCGGCCGGGACGTGGTGTTCGCCTGCGGCCCGCTGCCCACGCTGCCCGCCACCCTGGCCCGGGTGGCCGCCGCCACCGACGACGGGTGTGTGCTCACGGACGTGGGCAGCGTCAAGGCGGAGGTCACCGTCGCCGCCGCCGCGCAGGGGCTGGGGCACCGGTTCGTGCCCGGCCACCCGATGGCCGGCGCCGACCGGGCCGGGCCGGGCGCGGCCCGCCCGGAGCTGCTCGACGGCGCGGCCTGGGTGCTCTGCCCGGGGCCGACCGGGCTGGCCGCGTTCCGGCGGCTCGCCGCGTTGCTCGTCGACGTCTTCCACGCCCGGGTGGTGCCGATGTCGGCCCCGGAGCACGACGCCGCCGCCGCGCTCGCCTCGCACGTGCCACACGTGCTCGCCGGCGCGCTGGCGGGCACGGTACGGCGGTCGGCGTTGCGGGAGGCGGTGCTGACGCTCGCGGCCGGCAGTTTCTCCGACGGCACCCGGGTCGCCGGGGGGCCACCCGAGCGGACCGCGAACATGCTGCTGGGCAACCGGGACCGGGTGTTGGCGGAGCTGGCCGAGGTGACCGCCTTCCTCGACGAGCTGACCGGCGCGCTGCGGGCCGGGGACGCCGGGGCGCTGGCCGACCGGCTGGCCGAGGCCCGGGCGGCGCGTGCCGCGTTGCGCGACCGCGGCCACAGCGTGCACCGGCGGGAGTTCCCGGCCGACGCGGACCACGCGGGCGAGCTGGCCTACCTGCGGGAGATCGGCACGGCGGGAGGCCACCTCACCGGGTGTCGGGTGGCGGGCGGCGCGGTCGGATACACCGCGCGACTGCCGGCCACCGCGCCGTTAGGCTGA
- the fdxA gene encoding ferredoxin, which yields MTYIIAEPCVDVLDKACIEECPVDCIYEGNRMLYIHPDECVDCGACEPVCPVEAIFYEDDVPEQWKDYTGANYEFFEDLGSPGGASKVGKVEKDATFVAAQPPRGEGH from the coding sequence GTGACCTACATCATCGCCGAGCCGTGCGTGGATGTGCTCGACAAGGCATGCATCGAGGAGTGCCCGGTCGACTGCATCTACGAGGGCAACCGGATGCTCTACATCCACCCCGACGAGTGCGTCGACTGTGGTGCCTGTGAGCCGGTCTGCCCGGTCGAAGCGATCTTCTACGAGGACGACGTGCCGGAGCAGTGGAAGGACTACACCGGCGCGAACTACGAGTTCTTCGAGGACCTGGGCTCGCCCGGGGGCGCCTCGAAGGTCGGCAAGGTGGAGAAGGACGCCACCTTCGTCGCCGCGCAGCCGCCGCGCGGCGAGGGCCACTGA
- a CDS encoding nucleoside/nucleotide kinase family protein translates to MPRTEVLALDELVARARALAEDGPRQLLGIAGAPGVGKSTLAERIVAEVGPAARLVPMDGFHLAGSALARLGRAGRKGAPDTFDVNGFVATLRRLRRLEPTSVWAPEFRRDLEEPVAGAIEVPPEVRLVVTEGNYLLLRDEPWEEVRSLLHRAWFLDLDAELRLRRLTDRHVAYGKSPEQARAWALGSDERNARLVAGTAEHADLVVRLADPPEG, encoded by the coding sequence ATGCCGCGGACAGAGGTGCTCGCGCTCGACGAGTTGGTCGCCCGGGCGCGGGCGCTCGCCGAGGACGGCCCGCGGCAGTTGCTCGGCATCGCCGGCGCGCCCGGCGTGGGCAAGTCCACGCTCGCGGAGCGGATCGTCGCCGAGGTCGGCCCGGCCGCCCGGCTGGTGCCGATGGACGGCTTCCACCTGGCCGGTTCGGCGCTGGCCCGGCTGGGCCGGGCGGGCCGCAAGGGCGCGCCGGACACGTTCGACGTCAACGGCTTCGTGGCCACCCTGCGCCGGTTGCGCCGGTTGGAGCCCACCTCGGTGTGGGCGCCGGAGTTCCGCCGTGACCTGGAGGAGCCGGTCGCGGGGGCGATCGAGGTGCCGCCGGAGGTGCGGCTGGTGGTCACCGAGGGCAACTATCTGCTGCTGCGGGACGAGCCGTGGGAGGAGGTGCGTTCGCTGCTGCACCGGGCCTGGTTCCTGGACCTGGACGCCGAGTTGCGGTTACGTCGGCTCACCGACCGGCACGTGGCGTACGGGAAGTCGCCGGAGCAGGCCCGGGCGTGGGCGCTCGGCAGCGACGAGCGCAACGCCCGGCTGGTCGCCGGCACGGCCGAGCACGCCGACCTGGTGGTCCGGTTGGCGGACCCGCCGGAGGGGTGA
- the dapC gene encoding succinyldiaminopimelate transaminase, which translates to MSRPTPVSARLPEFTWDTLDAAATTAAAHPDGLINLSMGTPVDPVPPLIRRALADASDAPGYPLTAGTPALRDAIAAWVARACGAGVDGLGVLPTIGSKELVAWLPTLLGLGPGDVVVVPSVAYPTYEDGARLAGATTVRSDSLTALGPDPRVRLVWVNSPGNPTGRVLPAAHLRKVVEWARERGAVVASDECYLPLGWDAEPVSVLSPQVCGGSYAGVLAVHSLSKRSNLAGYRAGFVAGDPALTAELLKIRKHAGMIVPAPVQAAMVAALGDQAHADAQRERYRARRETLRAAFTAAGFTVEHSEAGLYLWLTRDEDCWDTVDWLARRGILVAAGVFYGPAGARHVRVALTESDAHINAVPTRLAGS; encoded by the coding sequence CTGAGCCGGCCCACGCCGGTCTCGGCGCGGCTGCCCGAGTTCACCTGGGACACGCTGGACGCCGCGGCCACCACGGCCGCGGCGCACCCGGACGGTCTCATCAACCTCTCCATGGGTACGCCCGTCGACCCGGTGCCGCCGCTGATCCGGCGGGCGCTCGCCGACGCGTCGGACGCGCCGGGCTATCCGCTGACCGCCGGCACGCCCGCGCTGCGGGACGCCATCGCGGCCTGGGTGGCCCGTGCCTGCGGCGCGGGCGTCGACGGGCTGGGCGTGCTGCCCACGATCGGCTCCAAGGAGCTGGTGGCCTGGCTGCCCACGCTGCTCGGGCTCGGCCCCGGTGACGTGGTCGTGGTGCCGTCCGTCGCCTACCCGACGTACGAGGACGGGGCCCGGCTGGCCGGCGCGACCACGGTGCGCAGCGACTCGCTGACCGCGCTCGGTCCCGATCCCCGGGTCCGCCTGGTCTGGGTCAACTCGCCGGGTAACCCGACCGGTCGGGTGCTGCCCGCGGCCCACCTGCGCAAGGTGGTCGAGTGGGCCCGGGAGCGGGGCGCGGTGGTCGCCAGCGACGAGTGCTACCTGCCGCTGGGCTGGGACGCCGAACCCGTCTCGGTGCTCTCCCCGCAGGTGTGCGGCGGGTCGTACGCCGGCGTGCTGGCCGTGCACTCGCTCTCCAAGCGCTCCAACCTGGCCGGCTACCGGGCCGGCTTCGTGGCCGGCGACCCGGCGTTGACGGCGGAGCTTCTCAAGATCCGCAAGCACGCCGGCATGATCGTGCCGGCGCCGGTGCAGGCCGCCATGGTGGCCGCGCTCGGCGACCAGGCGCACGCCGACGCGCAGCGGGAGCGCTACCGGGCCCGCCGGGAGACGCTGCGGGCGGCGTTCACCGCCGCCGGTTTCACGGTCGAGCACTCCGAGGCCGGGCTCTATCTCTGGCTGACCCGCGACGAGGACTGCTGGGACACCGTCGACTGGCTGGCCCGGCGGGGGATCCTGGTCGCCGCCGGTGTCTTCTACGGCCCGGCCGGCGCCCGGCACGTGCGGGTGGCGCTCACCGAGTCCGACGCGCACATCAACGCGGTGCCCACCCGCCTCGCCGGCTCGTAA